A part of Streptomyces sp. NBC_01210 genomic DNA contains:
- a CDS encoding DEAD/DEAH box helicase: protein MNRSARTNDRYSRTRKGGNAGSGRGDGFRSQPQGRQGAPGRSAAPRRSGGYGRRPAALQGEFALPVSITPALPAVEAFAELDIPAPLLAALRTEGVTVPFPIQAATLPNSLAGRDVLGRGRTGSGKTLAFGLALLARTEGRRAEPRQPLALVLVPTRELAQQVTDALTPYARSLKLRLATVVGGMSIGRQASALRAGAEVVVATPGRLKDLIERKDCRLDRVDITVLDEADQMADMGFMPQVTELLDQVRPEGQRMLFSATLDRNVDLLVRRYLHDPVVHSVDPSAGAVTTMEHHVLHVHGADKYATTTEIAARDGRVIMFLDTKHAVDQLTKHLLNSGVRAAALHGGKSQPQRNRTLAQFKTGHVTALVATNVAARGIHVDNLDLVVNVDPPSDHKDYLHRGGRTARAGESGSVVTLVLPNQRRDMARLMADAGITPHTTHVRSGEAELSRITGAQPPSGVPVTITAPVAERAKRGASSSRSRRSRPAQTRRSPAASQGRTGTSQRQSSFRSAA, encoded by the coding sequence ATGAACCGCTCAGCTCGCACGAACGACCGCTACTCCCGCACCCGCAAGGGCGGCAACGCCGGCTCCGGCAGAGGCGACGGCTTCCGTTCGCAGCCGCAGGGACGCCAGGGAGCTCCGGGCCGCTCGGCGGCCCCGCGCCGTTCCGGCGGCTACGGGCGTCGTCCCGCCGCACTGCAGGGGGAGTTCGCGCTGCCTGTCAGCATCACACCGGCGCTGCCCGCCGTCGAAGCCTTCGCCGAACTGGATATACCCGCACCCCTGCTGGCGGCGCTTCGCACCGAGGGGGTGACCGTGCCGTTCCCGATCCAGGCGGCGACGCTGCCGAACTCCCTGGCCGGCCGGGACGTGCTGGGCCGCGGGCGTACCGGTTCGGGCAAGACGCTCGCCTTCGGTCTGGCGTTGCTGGCCCGTACCGAGGGCAGGCGTGCCGAGCCCCGTCAGCCGCTGGCGCTGGTCCTGGTTCCCACCCGCGAGCTGGCTCAGCAGGTCACCGACGCGCTCACCCCCTACGCCCGGTCGCTGAAGCTGCGACTGGCCACCGTGGTCGGCGGTATGTCGATCGGCCGCCAGGCCAGTGCGCTGCGCGCCGGGGCCGAGGTCGTGGTGGCGACGCCGGGCCGCCTCAAGGACCTTATCGAGCGCAAGGACTGCCGTCTGGACCGGGTGGACATCACCGTCCTGGACGAAGCCGACCAGATGGCCGACATGGGGTTCATGCCCCAGGTCACCGAACTCCTCGACCAGGTACGCCCCGAGGGCCAGCGGATGCTGTTCTCGGCCACCCTGGACCGCAATGTCGACCTGCTGGTGCGCCGCTACCTCCACGACCCGGTGGTCCACTCCGTCGACCCCTCCGCGGGCGCGGTCACCACGATGGAGCACCACGTCCTGCATGTCCACGGCGCCGACAAGTACGCCACCACCACCGAGATCGCAGCCCGCGACGGCCGCGTGATCATGTTCCTGGACACCAAGCACGCCGTGGACCAGCTCACCAAGCACCTGCTCAACAGCGGCGTACGCGCCGCCGCGCTGCACGGCGGCAAGTCCCAGCCCCAGCGCAACCGCACCCTGGCCCAGTTCAAGACCGGCCACGTCACCGCGCTGGTGGCCACCAACGTCGCAGCCCGCGGCATCCACGTCGACAACCTCGACCTCGTCGTCAACGTCGACCCGCCCAGCGACCACAAGGACTACCTGCACCGCGGCGGCCGCACCGCCCGCGCCGGCGAGTCCGGCAGCGTCGTCACCCTGGTCCTGCCCAACCAGCGCCGCGACATGGCACGCCTCATGGCAGACGCCGGCATCACCCCGCACACCACCCACGTCCGCTCCGGCGAAGCCGAACTCAGCCGCATCACCGGCGCCCAGCCCCCCTCCGGTGTACCTGTCACCATCACCGCACCCGTGGCGGAGCGAGCGAAGCGCGGCGCCTCGTCGTCCCGCAGCCGGCGCAGCCGCCCCGCCCAGACCCGCCGCTCCCCCGCTGCATCCCAGGGGCGGACGGGCACCTCACAACGCCAGTCCTCGTTCAGAAGCGCCGCATGA
- a CDS encoding cold-shock protein, producing MATGTVKWFNAEKGFGFIEQDGGGADVFAHYSNIAAQGFRELQEGQKVNFDVTQGQKGPQAENIVPA from the coding sequence ATGGCTACTGGCACCGTCAAGTGGTTCAACGCGGAAAAGGGTTTCGGCTTCATCGAGCAGGACGGCGGCGGCGCTGACGTGTTCGCCCACTACTCGAACATCGCCGCCCAGGGCTTCCGTGAGCTGCAGGAGGGCCAGAAGGTGAACTTCGACGTCACGCAGGGCCAGAAGGGCCCGCAGGCCGAGAACATCGTTCCCGCCTGA
- a CDS encoding MerR family transcriptional regulator, translating into MPPETPPHTTSDRFDDDDYPAYTMGRAAEMIGATPGFLRAVGEARLITPLRSEGGHRRYSRYQLRIAARARELVDSGTPIDAACRIVILEDQLEEALRINEELRRPTADSGGAVGS; encoded by the coding sequence ATGCCCCCAGAAACTCCACCGCACACCACCAGCGACCGATTCGATGATGACGACTACCCCGCCTACACCATGGGTCGCGCCGCCGAAATGATCGGCGCCACGCCCGGCTTCCTCCGGGCCGTCGGCGAAGCCCGTCTGATCACCCCACTGCGATCCGAAGGCGGCCATCGCCGCTACTCCCGCTACCAACTGCGCATCGCCGCTCGCGCACGCGAACTGGTCGACAGCGGGACACCGATCGACGCAGCCTGCCGCATCGTCATTCTGGAAGACCAGCTCGAGGAAGCCCTGCGCATCAACGAGGAACTGCGCCGGCCCACGGCAGACTCGGGCGGGGCAGTCGGCTCCTGA
- a CDS encoding RICIN domain-containing protein, giving the protein MPELHKVGPDSADEKLLYTALSDAGLTERIRAGAPPAYPAIQELKRRHLPAVLTYARLCGRNQVAGNQLAVQAFGLAAREACRGIEPQGNWRHHLLMLVQRVGLSWAADGRRDRLESDFVAWIDDTADFSATDLPESRRLRLEASSAMLTGFYRLPELTRGVLWYAVVDEEPDATVATFLNVDPNIVPELRDKAQNAMRQAYLRAYLEQGGDRKCLGFRRIIEAAARPGDRRRSEDLTLHLTECPSCTRLVAELPRLADDPRTVLAEGLLRWGGAAYAARGPVRGLLDAVPVQSDRSAPTAGMSASTASAESPQSEQTPRNGARRLSRTVVLVAVAAAAVVVAGTLLATASEDSGPARDRAEEPPLREAWPTAAVPVPAPSTSPSLEPSKKPSRSPSPTTSAAAANPPAPKPAAPAPSKSVPRRPVPIVPGGGYTQVVHTDSGLCLDIVNGVMADRTDVVTVRCSGALTQQWSLDSIGLLRSNADPDFCLDSRGDTDRGVGIWSCASVNGKNGLNLLFTVDGSGAIRPQVAPDFALEPLGSSEGSLLDFDPVDGDSDQRWTAGVSQQN; this is encoded by the coding sequence GTGCCAGAACTCCACAAGGTCGGTCCCGATTCCGCGGACGAGAAACTGCTCTACACCGCCCTGTCGGACGCGGGGCTCACCGAACGCATCCGCGCCGGTGCCCCGCCCGCCTATCCCGCCATCCAGGAGCTCAAGCGCCGCCACCTGCCTGCTGTTCTCACCTACGCCCGGCTCTGCGGACGCAATCAGGTCGCTGGGAACCAACTGGCCGTCCAGGCCTTCGGCCTCGCCGCCCGGGAGGCGTGCCGGGGCATTGAGCCCCAGGGGAACTGGCGTCACCATCTGCTGATGCTTGTTCAGCGGGTGGGGCTCAGCTGGGCCGCCGACGGTCGCCGGGACCGGCTCGAATCCGACTTCGTGGCATGGATCGATGACACTGCCGACTTCAGCGCAACAGATCTGCCTGAATCCCGGCGCCTCCGGCTCGAGGCGTCGTCGGCCATGCTGACCGGCTTCTACCGGCTGCCGGAGCTGACACGGGGCGTCCTCTGGTACGCGGTGGTCGACGAGGAGCCGGACGCCACGGTCGCCACCTTCCTCAACGTCGACCCGAACATCGTTCCCGAGTTGCGGGACAAGGCGCAGAACGCCATGCGCCAGGCCTATCTCCGGGCATATCTGGAGCAGGGCGGGGACAGAAAATGTCTGGGATTCCGCCGCATCATCGAGGCGGCGGCGCGGCCGGGGGACCGGCGGCGCAGCGAGGATCTGACGCTCCATCTGACGGAATGTCCCAGCTGTACACGGCTGGTCGCGGAGCTGCCGCGGCTGGCGGACGACCCCCGGACTGTGTTGGCTGAGGGCCTGCTCCGGTGGGGCGGAGCGGCCTACGCGGCGCGCGGTCCCGTGCGCGGCCTGCTCGACGCCGTACCGGTCCAGTCCGACCGGTCGGCCCCCACGGCAGGCATGTCCGCGTCCACCGCCTCGGCGGAGTCGCCGCAGAGCGAGCAGACGCCGCGGAACGGCGCGAGGCGGCTGTCCCGGACCGTCGTCCTCGTCGCTGTGGCGGCCGCGGCCGTTGTTGTCGCAGGCACTCTGCTGGCGACCGCATCCGAGGACTCCGGTCCGGCACGCGACCGCGCGGAGGAGCCCCCGCTCCGGGAAGCCTGGCCCACCGCGGCCGTGCCCGTTCCCGCCCCGTCGACGAGCCCCAGCCTGGAGCCGTCGAAGAAGCCCTCACGCTCGCCGAGCCCCACCACGTCGGCCGCTGCCGCCAATCCTCCTGCCCCCAAGCCTGCGGCGCCCGCTCCGTCGAAGAGCGTCCCGCGCCGGCCGGTGCCGATCGTCCCGGGGGGCGGCTACACCCAGGTCGTTCACACGGATTCCGGTCTGTGCCTGGACATCGTGAACGGTGTGATGGCAGACCGCACCGATGTCGTCACCGTGCGCTGCAGTGGCGCCCTGACCCAGCAGTGGAGTCTGGACTCCATCGGCCTCCTGCGCAGTAACGCAGATCCCGATTTCTGCCTGGACTCGCGCGGCGACACCGACCGCGGCGTCGGCATCTGGTCCTGCGCCTCCGTCAACGGCAAGAACGGCCTGAATCTTCTCTTCACCGTTGATGGATCAGGAGCCATACGCCCACAGGTCGCGCCGGACTTCGCCCTTGAACCCTTGGGCAGCTCCGAGGGCAGTCTGCTCGACTTCGACCCGGTTGACGGAGACAGCGACCAGCGCTGGACCGCCGGCGTCTCCCAACAGAACTGA
- a CDS encoding nuclear transport factor 2 family protein → MSGETDEVREAIAGELRLMDPSVRSSRSLARQLLDPEFVEVGASGRRWTYEEMLAELPEMQGGGENGPRYEPSHVTGVLLAPGLVHVTYETTIGGVRARRASLWRKQPADGTWRMYFHQATPIPPESV, encoded by the coding sequence ATGAGCGGAGAGACGGATGAGGTACGCGAAGCGATCGCGGGCGAACTGCGTCTGATGGACCCCAGCGTGCGATCGTCACGGTCGCTTGCCCGGCAGCTGCTGGACCCGGAGTTCGTAGAGGTCGGTGCTTCGGGTCGGCGGTGGACGTATGAGGAAATGCTTGCCGAGCTGCCGGAGATGCAGGGCGGCGGAGAAAACGGTCCGCGCTATGAGCCCTCTCATGTGACCGGTGTTCTGCTGGCGCCCGGGCTGGTGCATGTCACCTACGAGACCACGATCGGTGGAGTCCGGGCACGGCGGGCTTCGCTCTGGCGCAAGCAGCCTGCGGATGGGACATGGCGCATGTACTTTCACCAGGCCACGCCCATTCCGCCCGAGTCTGTGTAA
- a CDS encoding diacylglycerol/lipid kinase family protein: MRHFTAIVNPTAGGSSGTAALLPLARLLREAGAQLDTQYSRSLEHAREVAQQAGERGHVVLAVGGDGIAGCVGGALSGTDTLFSIVPAGRGNDFARALGLPADAPALAEVLLNGSPRAIDTIQVESAVHPGTCVLGSVYAGVDAVANQYANTARLLRGAASYYAGGMRAVLTWRPVSYRITVDGVLHERRGYTVVAANSRFYGFGRQIAPDARLDDGLLDVVVIRHAPKRLFFAIMNELKTGAHVQRPEVEILRGKEIRIEADRDIPYGADGEIEATLPVTARVQPGALTVLC; encoded by the coding sequence ATGCGACATTTCACAGCCATCGTCAACCCCACCGCAGGCGGTTCCAGCGGTACGGCGGCCCTGCTTCCGCTGGCTCGCCTCCTGCGGGAGGCCGGGGCGCAGCTCGACACCCAGTACAGCCGCAGCCTGGAACACGCACGGGAAGTAGCGCAGCAGGCCGGCGAGCGCGGGCACGTCGTGCTCGCGGTGGGCGGCGACGGGATCGCCGGCTGTGTCGGCGGGGCACTGAGTGGCACTGACACCCTGTTCAGCATCGTCCCGGCCGGCCGGGGCAACGACTTTGCCCGCGCGCTCGGACTTCCGGCCGACGCACCCGCCCTGGCCGAAGTGCTGCTCAACGGCTCGCCTCGGGCGATCGACACCATCCAGGTCGAATCAGCCGTGCACCCCGGGACATGCGTGCTGGGCAGTGTGTACGCGGGAGTCGACGCGGTGGCCAACCAGTACGCCAACACCGCCCGGCTGCTGAGGGGCGCCGCCTCGTACTACGCGGGCGGCATGCGTGCCGTGCTGACCTGGCGACCCGTCTCCTACCGCATCACCGTGGACGGCGTGCTTCACGAACGGCGCGGCTACACGGTCGTGGCCGCCAACTCCCGCTTCTACGGGTTCGGCCGCCAGATCGCCCCCGACGCACGGCTCGACGACGGCCTGCTGGACGTGGTCGTGATCCGGCATGCACCCAAGCGGCTGTTTTTCGCGATCATGAATGAGCTCAAGACAGGGGCGCACGTGCAGCGCCCGGAGGTGGAGATCCTGCGGGGCAAGGAGATTCGCATCGAGGCCGATCGCGATATCCCCTACGGCGCGGACGGCGAGATCGAGGCGACGCTCCCGGTGACGGCGAGGGTGCAGCCGGGGGCACTCACCGTGCTCTGCTGA